One Burkholderia pyrrocinia DNA segment encodes these proteins:
- a CDS encoding transporter substrate-binding domain-containing protein — MKRVVRSLLCLFSLVVAALAPLGSAHASSGVLRFGVAAEPYPPFLMKSPTGQWSGFEADLIRALCDQMKAKCEIKEVAWDGIIPALLSDKIDVIFNSMSITPERQKVIAFSRPYYETPGTFVGAKNTKLTLTPDGLKGKVIGVQGSTANAEFIKMAYGKSATVRLYNTQDDCNADLVAGRIDTIYLDQLGILDFLKSKDGSTFELKGPGSVKMDPAIFGYGVGAGMRKADAPLKQQMDQALEQLHASGKYAQIAKKYFPIDLWPH; from the coding sequence ATGAAACGCGTCGTACGCAGTCTGCTGTGCCTGTTCAGTCTCGTCGTCGCGGCGCTCGCGCCGCTCGGTTCCGCGCATGCGTCGTCGGGCGTGCTCCGCTTCGGCGTCGCCGCCGAACCGTATCCGCCGTTCCTGATGAAGAGTCCGACCGGGCAGTGGAGCGGTTTCGAGGCCGACCTGATCCGCGCGTTGTGCGACCAGATGAAGGCGAAGTGCGAGATCAAGGAAGTCGCGTGGGACGGCATCATCCCGGCATTGCTCAGCGACAAGATCGACGTGATCTTCAACTCGATGTCGATCACGCCGGAACGCCAGAAGGTGATCGCGTTCTCGCGGCCGTACTACGAGACGCCGGGCACCTTCGTCGGCGCGAAGAACACGAAGCTCACGCTGACGCCCGACGGCCTGAAGGGCAAGGTGATCGGCGTGCAGGGTTCCACCGCGAACGCCGAGTTCATCAAGATGGCGTACGGCAAGAGCGCGACGGTGCGCCTGTACAACACGCAGGACGACTGCAACGCGGACCTCGTCGCGGGCCGGATCGACACGATATATCTCGACCAGCTCGGCATCCTCGATTTCCTGAAGTCGAAGGATGGCTCGACGTTCGAGCTGAAGGGCCCCGGCAGCGTGAAGATGGATCCGGCGATCTTCGGCTACGGCGTCGGCGCGGGGATGCGCAAGGCCGATGCGCCGCTGAAGCAGCAGATGGACCAGGCGCTCGAACAACTGCATGCGTCGGGCAAGTACGCGCAGATCGCGAAGAAGTATTTCCCGATCGACCTCTGGCCGCACTGA
- a CDS encoding MCP four helix bundle domain-containing protein, translated as MTIRHRITLLVVLTFFALSAIGIYAVYQTRKSASEVRQVTQGIVPSALASADLVADVKNIQIATMTLVYAPDANTAAQARDELKAKQAALRAALDGQAKSAVGHAQEGLVTQAKDSAANYFEAIDDTVKMKADGKTEMAQAYLFANVAQYRDELESIVDTLRVEKNRQKDDAISALNGMLATTATAIAGVAGTVIVLLTALGFVLYRQITRPLIGMQTMMSEIATSQDFTRRVPVGRMDEIGHSIVAFNGMIEKIQENAAQLKQKTADIQAMLQNMQQGILTVVEGGIVHAEYSAYLETIFETNDIAGRDLMALVFDDSAIGADARSQVDAAVHACLGEDSMNFEFNAHLLVNEVAKRMPDGREKWLDLSWSAITDETDTVVRLMLCVRDVTEIRELTAQAGEQQRRLEMIGEILSISQDKFHDFVHSAKGFLSENERMIRQHERADHSIVAALFRNMHTIKGNARTYSLQHLTNIVHEAEQAYESLRRADGGPEWNRDALMDDLARVREAVDRYATINAVTLGRSGAPAQGGADYLMVERAHISESLRVLDGADPANAADWQAARDSVRRMLSQLGTQGIGDALGGVIESLPSLAAELGKPAPVVHIDSHGHRVRSEIGATLKNVFMHLLRNSIDHGIESSEERRAAGKAASGTIDIAVGVGGGELWFVLGDDGRGLALDRIRGIARERGWIDADNEAMLSDDAVAELIFRPGFSTAQAVTEVSGRGVGMDAVRNFLKRDGGDIALRFTDDRVGAPYRAFETIVSLPARFAADGAGHGAAHERTRIADVGAAE; from the coding sequence ATGACCATCCGTCATCGCATTACGCTGCTAGTCGTCCTGACGTTCTTCGCGCTGTCCGCGATCGGCATCTATGCCGTGTACCAGACGCGCAAGAGCGCGTCCGAGGTGCGCCAGGTTACCCAGGGAATCGTGCCGAGCGCGCTCGCGTCGGCGGATCTCGTCGCCGATGTGAAGAACATCCAGATCGCGACGATGACGCTCGTCTACGCGCCCGACGCGAACACTGCCGCGCAGGCGCGCGACGAGCTGAAGGCGAAGCAGGCCGCGCTGCGCGCCGCGCTCGACGGGCAGGCGAAATCGGCGGTCGGCCACGCGCAGGAAGGCCTCGTCACGCAGGCGAAGGACAGCGCCGCGAACTATTTCGAGGCGATCGACGACACCGTGAAGATGAAGGCGGACGGCAAGACCGAGATGGCACAGGCCTACCTGTTCGCGAACGTCGCGCAGTATCGCGACGAGCTCGAAAGCATCGTCGACACGCTGCGCGTCGAGAAGAACCGCCAGAAGGACGACGCGATCAGCGCGCTGAACGGGATGCTCGCGACGACGGCGACCGCGATCGCGGGCGTCGCCGGCACGGTGATCGTGCTGCTGACCGCGCTCGGCTTCGTGCTGTATCGCCAGATCACGCGCCCGCTGATCGGGATGCAGACGATGATGAGCGAGATCGCGACGAGCCAGGATTTCACGCGCCGCGTGCCGGTGGGCCGGATGGACGAGATCGGCCATTCGATCGTCGCGTTCAACGGGATGATCGAGAAGATCCAGGAGAACGCCGCACAGCTCAAGCAGAAGACGGCGGACATCCAGGCGATGCTGCAGAACATGCAGCAGGGGATCCTGACCGTCGTCGAAGGCGGCATCGTGCATGCGGAATATTCGGCGTACCTCGAAACCATCTTCGAGACGAACGACATCGCCGGCCGCGACCTGATGGCGCTCGTGTTCGACGATTCGGCGATCGGCGCCGACGCGCGCTCGCAGGTCGACGCCGCCGTGCACGCGTGCCTCGGCGAAGACAGCATGAACTTCGAGTTCAACGCCCACCTGCTCGTCAACGAAGTCGCGAAGCGGATGCCGGACGGCCGCGAGAAATGGCTCGACCTGAGCTGGTCGGCGATCACCGACGAGACCGATACGGTCGTGCGCCTGATGCTGTGCGTGCGCGACGTGACGGAGATTCGCGAGCTGACCGCGCAGGCCGGCGAGCAGCAGCGCCGCCTCGAGATGATCGGCGAGATTCTGTCGATCAGCCAGGACAAGTTCCACGACTTCGTGCACAGCGCGAAGGGCTTCCTCAGCGAGAACGAGCGGATGATCCGCCAGCACGAGCGTGCCGATCACTCGATCGTCGCGGCGCTGTTCCGCAACATGCACACGATCAAGGGCAATGCGCGCACGTACAGCCTGCAGCACCTGACGAACATCGTCCACGAAGCGGAGCAGGCGTACGAATCGCTGCGCCGTGCGGACGGCGGCCCCGAGTGGAACCGCGATGCGCTGATGGACGACCTGGCGCGCGTGCGCGAGGCCGTCGACCGCTATGCGACGATCAACGCGGTCACGCTCGGCCGCAGCGGCGCACCGGCGCAGGGCGGCGCGGATTACCTGATGGTCGAACGCGCGCATATCAGCGAGAGCCTGCGCGTGCTCGACGGTGCCGATCCGGCGAACGCGGCCGACTGGCAGGCGGCCCGCGATTCGGTGCGCCGCATGCTGAGCCAGCTCGGCACGCAGGGCATCGGCGATGCGCTCGGCGGCGTGATCGAGTCGCTGCCGTCGCTTGCCGCCGAACTCGGCAAGCCGGCGCCCGTCGTGCATATCGACAGCCACGGCCATCGCGTGCGCAGCGAGATCGGCGCGACGCTGAAGAACGTGTTCATGCACCTGCTGCGCAATTCGATCGACCACGGGATCGAGTCGTCCGAAGAGCGGCGCGCGGCCGGCAAGGCGGCGTCCGGCACGATCGACATCGCGGTCGGCGTGGGCGGCGGCGAACTGTGGTTCGTGCTCGGCGACGACGGCCGCGGCCTCGCGCTCGACCGGATTCGCGGCATCGCGCGCGAGCGCGGCTGGATCGATGCCGACAACGAAGCGATGCTGTCCGACGACGCGGTGGCCGAGCTGATCTTCCGGCCGGGCTTCTCGACCGCGCAAGCGGTGACCGAAGTGTCGGGGCGCGGCGTCGGCATGGACGCGGTGCGCAACTTCCTGAAGCGCGACGGCGGCGATATCGCGCTGCGCTTCACCGACGATCGCGTCGGCGCGCCGTATCGCGCATTCGAGACGATCGTGTCGCTGCCGGCGCGTTTCGCGGCGGACGGTGCCGGTCACGGCGCCGCGCACGAGCGCACGCGCATCGCGGACGTCGGCGCAGCGGAGTGA
- a CDS encoding chemotaxis protein CheX: MTEDQPVSKVLVLDDSRAHADAIKRFCDEHNLVCLTVRRSRLLKVLRSNIDLGAILLAEDYGGSPAESAIIATQIDALRPELPIILRRESLASRDGLPDALARVACAAYVADDMTPLKQAIDEYLFGRDYPNALVRGISEITEARIDSLFPGMTIEHDTPCIVRDQIIFGEVFSLIALESAWCRGYMLLQTREQPLLDMIGGTRDDGRAPDFRDVNSVLGELTNLVWGAFKNRYLGDAEALARHPVQVPLVVNHKQKFISFGGDCPQLCFKYRMTDPASGRSVCLDQRFVFSLSWSPEDFRESVQDVGPMVESGELELF; this comes from the coding sequence ATGACCGAAGACCAACCCGTCAGCAAGGTGCTCGTGCTCGACGACAGCCGCGCGCACGCCGATGCGATCAAGCGTTTCTGCGACGAGCACAACCTGGTCTGCCTGACCGTGCGGCGCAGCCGGCTGCTGAAGGTGCTGCGCTCGAACATCGATCTCGGCGCGATCCTGCTCGCCGAGGATTACGGCGGCTCGCCGGCCGAAAGCGCGATCATCGCGACGCAGATCGATGCGCTGCGGCCCGAGCTGCCGATCATCCTGCGCCGCGAGTCGCTCGCGTCGCGCGACGGGTTGCCCGACGCGCTTGCGCGGGTGGCGTGCGCGGCCTACGTCGCGGACGACATGACGCCGCTCAAGCAAGCGATCGACGAATACCTGTTCGGCCGCGACTACCCGAACGCGCTCGTGCGCGGCATCTCGGAGATTACCGAGGCGCGCATCGACAGCCTGTTCCCGGGCATGACGATCGAGCACGACACGCCGTGCATCGTCCGCGACCAGATCATCTTCGGCGAAGTGTTCAGCCTGATCGCGCTCGAAAGCGCGTGGTGCCGCGGCTACATGCTGCTGCAGACGCGCGAGCAGCCGCTGCTCGACATGATCGGCGGCACGCGCGACGACGGCCGTGCGCCGGATTTCCGCGACGTGAACAGCGTGCTCGGCGAGCTGACCAACCTCGTGTGGGGGGCGTTCAAGAACCGCTATCTCGGCGACGCCGAGGCGCTGGCGCGCCATCCGGTGCAGGTGCCGCTCGTCGTCAATCACAAGCAGAAGTTCATCTCGTTCGGCGGCGACTGTCCGCAGCTCTGCTTCAAGTACCGGATGACCGATCCCGCGTCGGGGCGGTCCGTCTGTCTCGACCAGCGTTTCGTGTTCAGCCTGAGCTGGTCGCCGGAGGATTTCCGCGAATCGGTGCAGGACGTGGGGCCGATGGTCGAATCGGGTGAACTCGAACTGTTTTGA
- a CDS encoding ABC transporter permease, with amino-acid sequence MDLSVLSSYGALLLLGVLTTVKLLVISAVFGFGLAIAVAFARLSPNPVVARVSKGFTEVIRGTPLLVQIYLIYYGVGSLFAGWPALRDSVFWPFLRDGFWYVAFALVISVGAYVGEVLRAGLRGVPKGEIEAARAMGMRPSMIARRVWLPRAIQILLPTLAGETVMLLKSTALASTVAVMDVLGAANYIRAQTLRTYEPLLAIAVIYVALAFVIERAFGRLERRVPVRMPR; translated from the coding sequence ATGGATCTGAGCGTACTGTCCTCCTACGGGGCGCTGCTGCTGCTCGGCGTGCTGACCACCGTCAAGCTGCTCGTCATCTCGGCCGTATTCGGCTTCGGGCTCGCGATCGCCGTCGCGTTCGCGCGACTGTCGCCGAACCCGGTCGTCGCGCGCGTCAGCAAGGGTTTCACCGAGGTGATACGCGGCACGCCGCTGCTCGTGCAGATCTACCTGATCTACTACGGCGTCGGCTCGCTGTTCGCGGGCTGGCCCGCGCTGCGCGACAGCGTGTTTTGGCCGTTCCTGCGCGACGGCTTCTGGTATGTCGCGTTCGCGCTCGTGATCAGCGTCGGCGCGTATGTCGGCGAGGTGCTGCGCGCGGGCCTGCGCGGCGTGCCGAAGGGCGAGATCGAGGCCGCGCGCGCGATGGGGATGCGCCCGTCGATGATCGCGCGCCGCGTGTGGCTGCCGCGTGCGATCCAGATCCTGCTGCCGACGCTGGCCGGCGAGACCGTGATGCTGCTGAAATCGACGGCGCTCGCGTCGACGGTCGCGGTGATGGACGTGCTCGGCGCCGCGAACTACATTCGCGCGCAGACGCTGCGGACCTACGAGCCGCTGCTGGCGATCGCGGTGATCTATGTCGCGCTCGCGTTCGTGATCGAGCGCGCGTTCGGCCGGCTCGAGCGGCGCGTGCCCGTGCGCATGCCGCGCTGA
- a CDS encoding TetR family transcriptional regulator C-terminal domain-containing protein, translating into MKKTPGTAPVQARSRGIRETPAVRQQSIIDATMRCIARYSYSETTIDRICAEAKVSRGLINHHFQSKDELMAQTYKRLATDLLDVSRAAAANATGPEEKLDAIIKVCFAAPVFAPKNVKVWLGFWSVAHSDPVIRKAHKELYSGYRQALKKLFDQIAEVRGSTVDSDLAALTLTAVIDGFWLELARDPTSFTAEDALTSCLRVVDTFLPPPKTARKRA; encoded by the coding sequence GTGAAAAAGACTCCTGGCACGGCACCGGTTCAGGCACGCAGCCGCGGCATCAGAGAAACACCCGCGGTACGTCAGCAATCGATCATCGACGCGACGATGCGCTGTATCGCGCGCTACAGCTATTCCGAGACCACGATCGACCGCATCTGCGCGGAAGCGAAGGTATCGCGCGGGCTGATCAATCATCATTTCCAGTCGAAAGACGAACTGATGGCGCAGACCTACAAGCGGCTCGCGACCGACCTGCTCGACGTGTCGCGCGCGGCCGCCGCGAACGCGACAGGCCCCGAGGAAAAGCTCGATGCGATCATCAAGGTGTGTTTCGCCGCGCCGGTGTTCGCGCCGAAGAACGTGAAGGTATGGCTCGGCTTCTGGAGCGTCGCGCACAGCGACCCGGTGATCCGCAAGGCGCACAAGGAGTTGTACAGCGGCTACCGGCAAGCGTTGAAGAAGCTGTTCGACCAGATCGCGGAAGTGCGCGGCAGCACCGTCGACAGCGATCTCGCCGCACTGACGCTGACGGCCGTGATCGACGGCTTCTGGCTGGAGCTGGCGCGCGACCCGACGTCGTTCACCGCGGAAGACGCGCTGACGAGCTGCCTGCGCGTCGTCGATACGTTCCTCCCGCCGCCGAAGACGGCCCGCAAGCGGGCATAA
- a CDS encoding succinylglutamate desuccinylase/aspartoacylase domain-containing protein gives MIEMLTWQVPGDNWQPLAIRAWRLSAGDGPRVHLQAGVHADEIAGMLVLDRLLPQLCAAHDRGVLRGTVTVVPQANPLGLAQFRQGRLLGRFHETTHRNFNRHFHESAAMRRPATTFAAWQRTLLAAACDADIVLDLHTDSEALPYVYLHRDLWPAGRDLAAALGADVAILWDEDDDGAFEGAVAAHWARDGGLRDRLVATVELRGQSDVSDALAERDADGVLAFLRGRGVIAELPGMPDWHGEAVPIAHMETVIAPVSGVLVYERELGATVEAGERVARIVAHPGVPGSEHVLVAPQAGRIVTRNRERLIAQGDVALKLTGSRPSAGWSGGALDP, from the coding sequence ATGATCGAAATGCTGACCTGGCAGGTGCCGGGCGACAACTGGCAGCCGCTCGCGATCCGCGCGTGGCGGCTGTCGGCCGGCGACGGGCCGCGCGTGCACCTGCAGGCCGGCGTGCATGCGGACGAGATCGCGGGCATGCTCGTGCTGGACCGACTGCTGCCGCAACTGTGCGCGGCGCACGATCGCGGCGTGCTGCGCGGCACGGTGACGGTCGTGCCGCAGGCCAACCCGCTCGGGCTCGCGCAGTTCCGGCAGGGGCGGCTGCTGGGCCGCTTCCACGAAACGACGCACCGCAATTTCAACCGGCATTTCCACGAATCGGCGGCGATGCGCCGGCCCGCGACGACATTCGCCGCGTGGCAGCGCACGCTGCTTGCCGCCGCGTGCGACGCCGACATCGTGCTCGATCTCCATACCGATTCCGAGGCGCTGCCGTACGTGTACCTGCATCGCGACCTGTGGCCGGCCGGCCGCGACCTCGCGGCGGCGCTCGGTGCCGATGTCGCGATCCTGTGGGACGAGGACGACGACGGCGCGTTCGAAGGCGCCGTCGCCGCGCACTGGGCGCGCGACGGCGGCCTGCGCGACCGGCTCGTCGCGACCGTCGAACTGCGCGGGCAGTCCGACGTGTCGGACGCGCTCGCCGAGCGCGACGCCGACGGCGTGCTCGCGTTCCTGCGCGGCCGCGGCGTGATCGCGGAATTGCCCGGCATGCCCGACTGGCACGGCGAAGCCGTGCCGATCGCGCACATGGAGACGGTGATCGCGCCCGTGTCGGGCGTGCTCGTCTACGAACGCGAACTCGGCGCGACGGTCGAGGCCGGCGAGCGCGTCGCGCGGATCGTCGCGCATCCGGGCGTGCCCGGCAGCGAGCATGTGCTGGTCGCGCCGCAGGCCGGGCGCATCGTCACGCGCAACCGCGAGCGGCTGATCGCGCAGGGCGACGTCGCGTTGAAGCTGACGGGTTCGCGGCCGTCGGCCGGCTGGTCGGGCGGCGCGCTCGATCCGTGA
- a CDS encoding ABC transporter ATP-binding protein, whose protein sequence is MLARVESVKANVEERVQVEDLHKRFGELEVLKGVSLSAHEGEVISLIGASGSGKSTLLRCINLLETPTRGRIVVDGEEIGLKVDRKGRTVPTDPRQVERIRTRLGMVFQSFNLWAHRTVLENVIEMPVHVLREPRAEAIARAEQLLERVGLADKRNVYPAFLSGGQQQRVAIARALAMRPKVMLFDEPTSALDPERVGEVLKVIRDLACEGRTMILVTHEMAFARDVSNKVLFLHQGRVEESGTPAEIFDAPQSERCRQFVNAHRQHH, encoded by the coding sequence ATGTTGGCGCGGGTGGAGAGCGTGAAAGCGAACGTCGAGGAACGCGTGCAGGTGGAAGATCTGCACAAGCGGTTCGGCGAACTGGAAGTGTTGAAGGGCGTGTCGCTGAGCGCGCACGAAGGCGAGGTGATCTCGCTGATCGGCGCGAGCGGATCGGGCAAGAGCACGCTGCTACGCTGCATCAACCTGCTCGAGACGCCGACCCGGGGGCGCATCGTCGTCGACGGCGAGGAGATCGGGCTGAAGGTCGACCGCAAGGGGCGCACGGTGCCGACCGATCCGCGCCAGGTCGAGCGGATCCGCACGCGGCTCGGCATGGTGTTCCAGAGCTTCAACCTGTGGGCGCACCGCACGGTGCTCGAGAACGTGATCGAGATGCCCGTGCACGTGCTGCGCGAACCGCGCGCCGAAGCGATCGCGCGCGCCGAGCAACTGCTCGAACGCGTCGGCCTGGCCGACAAGCGCAACGTCTATCCGGCCTTCCTGTCCGGCGGCCAGCAACAGCGCGTCGCGATCGCGCGTGCGCTGGCGATGCGGCCGAAAGTCATGCTGTTCGACGAGCCGACTTCCGCGCTCGATCCCGAGCGCGTCGGCGAAGTGCTGAAGGTGATCCGCGATCTCGCGTGCGAAGGCCGCACGATGATTCTCGTCACGCACGAGATGGCGTTCGCGCGCGACGTGTCGAACAAGGTGCTGTTCCTGCACCAGGGGCGCGTCGAGGAGAGCGGCACGCCGGCGGAAATCTTCGACGCGCCGCAGAGCGAACGCTGCCGCCAGTTCGTCAACGCGCACCGGCAGCACCACTGA
- a CDS encoding ABC transporter permease codes for MDGWGWVRYLGMDPDGWGVALLQGAGVTLEISLGAFVVGIVLGLLGAAAKLSGVRVLERIAQAYTTLCRAVPELLLILLLYYAGTDAINLLMTAIGIGPVAVNGFAAAVIVLGIVQGAYAAEIIRGAILAIPYGQIDAGRAFGARPALVFRRVTLPAMAPYALAGFANLWLILVKDSALISVVGYSELLYTAKQAAGSTREYLHYYLMVAAVYFAITSLSGVLFREIERRFGRWMPAS; via the coding sequence ATGGACGGTTGGGGATGGGTGCGCTACCTGGGCATGGACCCGGACGGCTGGGGCGTCGCGCTGCTGCAGGGCGCGGGCGTGACGCTCGAGATTTCGCTCGGCGCGTTCGTCGTCGGCATCGTGCTCGGGTTGCTGGGTGCCGCCGCGAAGCTGTCCGGCGTGCGTGTGCTCGAACGGATCGCACAAGCCTACACGACGCTGTGCCGCGCGGTGCCCGAACTGCTGCTGATCCTGCTGCTCTACTACGCGGGCACCGACGCGATCAACCTGCTGATGACGGCGATCGGCATCGGGCCGGTCGCGGTCAACGGTTTCGCGGCGGCGGTGATCGTGCTCGGCATCGTGCAGGGCGCGTACGCGGCGGAGATCATCCGCGGCGCGATCCTCGCGATCCCGTACGGGCAGATCGATGCCGGCCGCGCGTTCGGCGCGCGGCCGGCGCTCGTGTTCCGGCGCGTGACGCTGCCCGCGATGGCGCCGTACGCGCTGGCGGGCTTCGCGAACCTGTGGCTGATCCTCGTGAAGGACAGCGCGCTGATCAGCGTGGTCGGCTACAGCGAGCTGCTCTACACCGCGAAGCAGGCGGCCGGCTCGACGCGCGAGTACCTGCACTACTACCTGATGGTGGCGGCCGTGTATTTCGCGATCACGTCGCTGTCCGGCGTGCTGTTCCGCGAAATCGAGCGCCGCTTCGGCCGCTGGATGCCGGCATCGTGA
- a CDS encoding methyl-accepting chemotaxis protein, which translates to MTQIAAALAGGFVVAVAAAVVFRVTRKRLVAAMERDAHALRSALDAADARAAEAASAHAEAADAWAQREAQLEDALAREASATGTQRDALQALSADRAALAQHAMKIADEAARLRGLAGTFERWHEQMISLTTQNQDMRSKNQELSAIVAHVSIVSLNASIEAARAGTAGRGFSIVASEVRGLAARSQQLSNSYRDSLNRNDLVTAATFQDIQAGGKMITAALATVETLAGQLHTRIEGEAA; encoded by the coding sequence ATGACCCAGATCGCCGCCGCGCTGGCGGGCGGCTTCGTCGTCGCGGTGGCGGCGGCGGTCGTGTTTCGCGTGACGCGCAAGCGGCTCGTCGCGGCGATGGAACGCGACGCGCACGCGTTGCGCAGCGCGCTCGACGCGGCCGACGCGAGGGCGGCAGAAGCGGCGTCGGCACATGCCGAAGCAGCGGACGCATGGGCGCAACGCGAGGCACAGCTCGAGGATGCGCTGGCGCGCGAGGCGTCAGCGACCGGCACGCAGCGCGACGCGCTGCAGGCGCTGTCGGCCGACCGCGCCGCGCTCGCGCAGCATGCGATGAAGATCGCCGACGAAGCCGCGCGCCTGCGCGGGCTCGCCGGCACGTTCGAGCGCTGGCACGAGCAGATGATCTCGCTGACCACGCAGAACCAGGACATGCGCTCGAAGAACCAGGAACTGTCGGCGATCGTCGCGCATGTGTCGATCGTGTCGCTGAACGCGTCGATCGAGGCGGCACGTGCGGGCACGGCCGGGCGCGGTTTCTCGATCGTCGCGAGCGAGGTGCGCGGGCTGGCCGCGCGTTCGCAGCAACTGTCGAACAGCTATCGCGACAGCCTGAACCGCAACGATCTCGTGACGGCCGCGACGTTTCAGGACATCCAGGCCGGCGGCAAGATGATCACGGCCGCGCTTGCGACCGTCGAGACGCTGGCCGGGCAACTGCACACACGGATCGAAGGAGAGGCGGCGTGA
- a CDS encoding pyridoxal phosphate-dependent aminotransferase, giving the protein MNYSKLVDRLQGKRTTAWDIHYAAQQAVAAGEPAIILSVGDPDFATPDVIVERAVAALRGGDTHYSEVRGRAELRAAIAREHAQASGQAVGPEHVIVTAGAQNALFAMAMCLCEAGDEVIVPEPMYLTYEASVRASGATLVPVPVDASRGFHLDFDALEAAVTPRTKAIFLATPCNPTGVVMPRTDLERIARLACERDLWVVSDEVYAALTFERDMVSIASLPGMAERTVTLGSLSKSHAMPGWRVGWAIGPTELIEHAERLALCMLYGLPGFIQQAAVTALDNRAAIVADMRELYRRRRDLAYARLRDVPGLRCLLPEAGMFMMVDVRGTGLDAHAFTWGLFRAKQVALLDASAFGDSASGFVRFGFVVDDARLTDACERIAAFVASLGAGSHSSS; this is encoded by the coding sequence ATGAACTATTCGAAGCTGGTCGATCGCCTGCAGGGCAAGCGCACGACCGCATGGGACATTCACTACGCGGCGCAGCAGGCCGTCGCCGCTGGCGAGCCGGCGATCATCCTGAGCGTCGGCGATCCCGATTTCGCGACGCCCGACGTGATCGTCGAGCGCGCGGTCGCCGCGCTGCGCGGCGGCGACACGCACTACAGCGAAGTGCGCGGCCGTGCCGAACTGCGCGCGGCGATCGCGCGCGAGCACGCGCAAGCGTCGGGGCAGGCGGTCGGCCCCGAGCACGTGATCGTGACGGCCGGCGCGCAGAACGCGCTGTTCGCGATGGCGATGTGCCTGTGCGAGGCGGGCGACGAGGTGATCGTGCCGGAGCCGATGTACCTCACCTACGAGGCGAGCGTGCGTGCGTCGGGCGCGACGCTCGTGCCGGTGCCGGTCGATGCGTCGCGCGGCTTTCATCTCGACTTCGATGCGCTCGAAGCGGCCGTGACGCCGCGCACGAAGGCGATTTTCCTTGCGACGCCATGCAACCCGACCGGCGTCGTGATGCCGCGTACCGACCTCGAACGGATCGCGCGGCTCGCATGCGAGCGCGATCTGTGGGTCGTGTCCGACGAGGTGTATGCGGCGCTGACGTTCGAGCGCGACATGGTCAGCATCGCGTCGCTGCCGGGGATGGCCGAGCGCACGGTGACGCTCGGCAGCCTGTCGAAATCGCATGCGATGCCGGGCTGGCGGGTCGGCTGGGCAATCGGCCCGACGGAACTGATCGAGCATGCGGAGCGGCTCGCGCTGTGCATGCTGTACGGGCTGCCGGGCTTCATCCAGCAGGCGGCCGTCACCGCGCTCGACAACCGGGCCGCGATCGTCGCGGACATGCGCGAACTCTACCGGCGCCGCCGCGATCTCGCGTACGCGCGCCTGCGCGACGTGCCGGGGCTGCGCTGCCTGCTGCCGGAGGCGGGGATGTTCATGATGGTCGACGTGCGCGGCACCGGGCTGGACGCGCATGCATTCACGTGGGGGCTGTTCCGCGCGAAGCAGGTCGCGCTGCTCGACGCGAGCGCGTTCGGCGACAGCGCGTCGGGCTTCGTGCGCTTCGGCTTCGTCGTCGACGACGCGCGACTGACCGACGCGTGCGAGCGCATCGCCGCCTTCGTCGCAAGTCTCGGCGCTGGTTCGCATTCGTCGTCGTGA